The following coding sequences are from one Photobacterium angustum window:
- a CDS encoding LysR family transcriptional regulator: MPSRTVLPTTLKKLEVFSEFIKSGSVEIVANSQCINKLSVYRILREVEEDLGFKLFKRNGRRLEPLESASILYESVIQASKSLTDGIAKAKANSGLSDKQLNVGIVNSLSVDLVPYLIKSFNERCQDIDLKFHSDSNDSLIYQMENNKLDAILIYGDDAIEKLANMVVLKVIDDTLSFVTSTDSQSKPDASQIPVGVKYLSEQKMLVLKQDFCLRKIYEQLIKSTTQKPKIYSEFSSIFSLSFSLRADDYGTILPSRLSSIAKQLGLNFYPLASDKKYSIYLIFPRAIEKAFHMRSLVAACRMYRLKD; encoded by the coding sequence ATGCCATCGCGTACTGTATTACCCACAACATTAAAAAAATTAGAAGTCTTCTCTGAATTTATAAAATCAGGAAGTGTCGAGATTGTTGCTAATAGTCAATGTATAAATAAATTATCGGTGTATAGAATATTACGTGAAGTTGAAGAAGATTTAGGATTTAAATTATTCAAAAGAAATGGCAGACGTTTGGAGCCTCTTGAATCAGCATCAATACTTTATGAATCTGTTATTCAAGCGAGTAAAAGCTTAACTGACGGTATAGCAAAAGCTAAAGCAAATTCAGGATTAAGCGATAAGCAACTGAACGTCGGAATTGTAAATTCATTATCTGTAGATCTTGTTCCTTATTTGATAAAGAGCTTTAACGAAAGGTGTCAAGACATTGACCTTAAATTTCATAGTGACTCTAACGATTCATTGATATATCAAATGGAAAACAATAAGTTAGATGCGATCTTGATTTATGGCGATGATGCAATAGAAAAATTGGCTAATATGGTAGTACTAAAAGTCATTGATGATACATTAAGTTTCGTTACCAGTACTGATTCGCAGTCAAAACCTGATGCTTCACAAATACCTGTAGGAGTGAAATATTTATCAGAACAAAAAATGTTGGTGTTAAAACAAGATTTTTGTTTACGTAAAATATACGAGCAATTGATAAAATCAACTACTCAAAAACCTAAAATATATTCAGAGTTCTCAAGTATCTTTAGTCTGTCATTTTCACTAAGAGCTGACGATTATGGAACCATTCTTCCTTCTAGATTATCTTCAATAGCAAAACAACTAGGACTAAACTTTTATCCTCTTGCTAGTGATAAAAAATATAGTATTTACCTTATTTTTCCGAGAGCAATTGAAAAAGCATTTCACATGCGATCCCTTGTTGCGGCTTGTCGGATGTACAGATTAAAAGATTAA